A genomic stretch from Thunnus maccoyii chromosome 19, fThuMac1.1, whole genome shotgun sequence includes:
- the snx24 gene encoding sorting nexin-24 isoform X2: MHPVRVSIPSFRSENNSIERGYTVFKIDVLMNGRQHAVEKRYSEFHALHKMLKKSIKPPEIPSKHVRNWVPKVLEQRRQGLELYLQTIIMENEVLPKIFLDFLNIRHFPSVPKTESCGSFDTESEESSKLSHQPVLLFLRDPYLLPSAHDAFSNVVIEGVVHGVFYPDLQPR; this comes from the exons ATGCATCCGGTCAGAGTGTCGATCCCCTCGTTTCGTTCAGAGAACAACTCGATCGAGAGAGGATACACG gtCTTTAAAATTGACGTGCTGATGAATGGCAGACAACATGCTGTTGAGAAACGCTACAGTGAATTCCACGCTTTGCATAAAATG CTAAAGAAGAGCATAAAGCCGCCTGAGATCCCTTCGAAACATGTAAGAAACTGGGTTCCTAAAGTCCTAGAGCAGAGGAGGCAAGGTCTGGAGCTCTACCTGCAG ACTATAATTATGGAAAATGAGGTTCTTCCAAAAATATTCCTGGATTTCCTGAATATCCGCCATTTTCCGTCAGTGCCAAAAACAGAAAGCTGTGG gTCATTTGACACAGAATCAGAGGAATCGAG TAAACTTTCACATCAGCCAGTCTTGCTCTTTCTGAGAGACCCCTACCTGCTGCCATCTGCACACG ACGCATTTTCAAATGTTGTGATTGAAGGCGTGGTACATGGAGTTTTCTACCCAGATCTTCAGCCAAGGTAG
- the ggcx gene encoding vitamin K-dependent gamma-carboxylase, with amino-acid sequence METRDAVAGAIVGTDGEEQTAKKDAVPKKDKPQTKSRMEQIFGFKKEDLTSWHSLVALLNRPTDPASIGIFRCLFGLLMVIDITQERGLSHLDYKYLDGAPVCRFPLFNFLQPLPMDWMYLVYVVMFLGSLGIMLGCFYRLSCLMFISTYWYIFFLDKTAWNNHSYLYGLIGFQLTLMDANRYWSVDGLRRPSIRNAHVPLWNYTLLRTQIFIVYFIAGIKKLDADWVEGYSMSYLAHHWLFDPFKVILPVELVSLLVVHGGGLILDLTAGYLLFFDATRPYAFFFVSYFHCMNSQLFSIGMFSYTMLATSPLFCYPDWPRRFFARFPAFLRVVLPITSPDAQPSTSCVYPETHSTRPERQETPPVAKPSKLRLRHKLRAIFAILYIIEQFFLPYSHFITKGYNNWTNGLYGYSWDMMVHSRSHQHVKITYKDGKTGEIGYLNPGVFTQSRRWKDHGDMLKQYATCLNQFLPRYNISDPEIYFDIWVSINERFQQRIFDPRVDIVKADWSPFQQNAWLMPLLVDLSPWRTKFQEIEGSLDNQTEIVFIADFPGLHLENFVSEDLGNTSIHVLQGQVKVEVVEEKKNYTLQPGEQIKVPAGAYHKVYTVSENPSCYMYVYVNTTEAVLLQNFTKLYELQERVRNGTETEPLPPELQPIIAADDDEAAEVNATDPVVRLFLKRQRRMKEVKKRREAGVLERLERFAVKKYYTIRRGFLMTAIAMRNLAVGLPPLEQLTREVAFANMKEPQTEANQDERLKDEVGHGEL; translated from the exons ATGGAGACGAGAGACGCTGTTGCAG GTGCTATTGTGGGCACTGATGGAGAGGAACAAACTGCAAAAAAGGATGCAGTTcctaaaaaagacaaaccaCAGACCAAAAGCAGGATGGAGCAGATCTTTGGGTTCAAGAAGGAGGACCTGACCTCCTGGCATAGTCTGGTGGCCCTTTTGAACCGCCCTACTGATCCCGCATCCATCGGCATCTTCCGCTGCTTGTTTG GTTTGCTGATGGTTATCGACATCACGCAGGAACGTGGCCTCAGTCACCTGGACTACAAGTACCTGGATGGTGCCCCTGTGTGCCGCTTTCCCCTCTTCAATTTCTTACAGCCGCTGCCCATGGATTGGATGTACCTGGTGTATGTGGTGATGTTCCTCG GCTCCTTGGGCATCATGCTCGGCTGTTTCTACCGTCTCTCCTGCCTCATGTTCATTTCGACATACTGGTACATCTTCTTTCTGGACAAAACGGCCTGGAATAATCACTCTTACCTCTATGGCCTCATTGGATTTCAGCTCACACTCATGGATGCCAACAGATACTG GTCAGTCGATGGATTGCGGAGACCTTCTATAAGAAACGCTCATGTGCCGCTGTGGAATTACACTCTGCTGAGGACACAG ATATTTATAGTGTACTTCATTGCTGGAATTAAAAAGCTGGATGCTGATTGGGTGGAGGGATATTCCATGTCATACTTGGCACACCACTGGCTTTTTGATCCTTTCAA AGTGATTCTCCCAGTGGAGTTAGTAAGTCTGTTGGTGGTGCACGGAGGCGGTCTTATTCTGGATCTCACTGCCGGCTACCTGCTGTTTTTTGATGCCACGCGACCTTatgcatttttctttgtctcctaTTTCCACTGTATGAACTCTCAGCTCTTCAGCATCG GGATGTTTTCCTACACAATGCTGGCTACCAGCCCTCTCTTCTGTTATCCCGACTGGCCGAGAAGATTCTTTGCTCGTTTCCCAGCATTCCTCAGGGTAGTCCTGCCAATCACGTCGCCAGACGCTCAGCCCAGCACCTCCTGTGTTTACCCTGAGACCCACAGCACCCGTCCTGAACGCCAGGAGACCCCACCTGTTGCCAAACCTTCCAAACTGAGACTGAGGCACAAGTTGCGAGCCATTTTTGCTATCCTCTACATAATTGAGCAATTCTTCCTGCCGTACTCCCACTTTATCACAAAG GGTTACAACAACTGGACCAATGGCTTATACGGCTACTCGTGGGACATGATGGTTCACTCCCGCAGCCATCAGCATGTTAAGATCACCTACAAAGATGGAAAAACTGGAGAAATTGGATACCTGAACCCAGGG GTGTTCACACAAAGTCGTCGGTGGAAAGACCACGGAGACATGCTGAAGCAGTACGCCACATGCCTCAATCAGTTCCTGCCTCGCTATAATATCTCTGATCCTGAAATCTACTTTGACATCTGGGTGTCCATAAATGAACGTTTCCAGCAAAG GATCTTTGATCCCCGTGTGGACATTGTGAAGGCTGATTGGTCACCGTTTCAACAAAACGCATGGCTGATGCCTCTTCTGGTCGACCTCTCGCCTTGGAGGACCAAGTTCCAAGAGATTGAGGGCAGTTTGGACAATCAGACTGAGATCGTCTTTATTGCTGATTTCCCAG GTCTCCACTTAGAAAACTTTGTGAGTGAAGATCTGGGCAACACCAGCATCCATGTGTTGCAGGGTCAGGTGAAAGTTGAGGTagtggaggagaaaaagaacTACACTCTGCAGCCTGGGGAGCAGATAAAG GTACCTGCTGGGGCCTACCATAAGGTCTACACGGTGTCTGAAAACCCCTCTTGCTACATGTACGTCTACGTCAACACTACAGAGGCGGTGCTACTGCAGAACTTCACCAAACTGTATGAGCTGCAGGAGCGTGTTCGCAATGGGACAG AAACTGAGCCTCTTCCTCCTGAGCTGCAGCCTATTATTGCTGCAGACGATGATGAAGCAGCGGAGGTCAACGCCACTGACCCGGTTGTGCGGCTGTTCCTGAAGAGGCAGCGCCGCATGAAGGAAGTGAAGAAACGCAGGGAGGCAGGCGTACTGGAGCGACTGGAACGCTTTGCTGTGAAAAAGTACTACACGATACGGAGGGG ATTCTTGATGACAGCCATTGCAATGCGAAACCTGGCTGTGGGTCTGCCTCCGCTGGAGCAGCTGACAAGGGAAGTTGCCTTCGCCAACATGAAAGAACCTCAGACGGAAGCCAACCAGGACGAGCGGCTCAAAGATGAAGTCGGCCACGGAGAACTTTAA
- the snx24 gene encoding sorting nexin-24 isoform X1 produces MHPVRVSIPSFRSENNSIERGYTVFKIDVLMNGRQHAVEKRYSEFHALHKMLKKSIKPPEIPSKHVRNWVPKVLEQRRQGLELYLQTIIMENEVLPKIFLDFLNIRHFPSVPKTESCGSFDTESEESSKLSHQPVLLFLRDPYLLPSAHDAFSNVVIEGVVHGVFYPDLQPRKVIGEINIQDQLELEIRG; encoded by the exons ATGCATCCGGTCAGAGTGTCGATCCCCTCGTTTCGTTCAGAGAACAACTCGATCGAGAGAGGATACACG gtCTTTAAAATTGACGTGCTGATGAATGGCAGACAACATGCTGTTGAGAAACGCTACAGTGAATTCCACGCTTTGCATAAAATG CTAAAGAAGAGCATAAAGCCGCCTGAGATCCCTTCGAAACATGTAAGAAACTGGGTTCCTAAAGTCCTAGAGCAGAGGAGGCAAGGTCTGGAGCTCTACCTGCAG ACTATAATTATGGAAAATGAGGTTCTTCCAAAAATATTCCTGGATTTCCTGAATATCCGCCATTTTCCGTCAGTGCCAAAAACAGAAAGCTGTGG gTCATTTGACACAGAATCAGAGGAATCGAG TAAACTTTCACATCAGCCAGTCTTGCTCTTTCTGAGAGACCCCTACCTGCTGCCATCTGCACACG ACGCATTTTCAAATGTTGTGATTGAAGGCGTGGTACATGGAGTTTTCTACCCAGATCTTCAGCCAAG GAAAGTAATCGGTGAAATTAACATTCAGGATCAACTGGAACTAGAAATAAGAGGCTGA
- the loxa gene encoding protein-lysine 6-oxidase yields MMGLRIFGTPLYAYACVYLFVFILQAAQSQNPGNPQGNNQRAALRQTLQWSHNGKIFSILSQGSEYQPPRRRGAPQEQVQARPVTIIRDADVRHPDTSSQPPVQQQQRQQPPRPGSHPLTPALQRLVRGHENRQHHHRASETPRRRTNGTQEKVTVSPPLPRREDMMVGDDPYDPYKSIDSDNPYYNYYDVYERPRPRSRPGYGTRYHQYGLPDLVPDPYYIQASAYAQRVPMYNLRCAAEENCLSSSAYRANIRDYDTRMLLRFPQRVKNQGTADFLPSRPRYSWEWHSCHQHFHSMDEFSHYDLLDATTQHTVAEGHKASFCLEDTSCDYGYYRRFACTAHTQGLSPGCYDTYNADIDCQWIDITDVKPGNYVLKISVNPSYQVPESDYSNNIVRCDVRYTGNYAYVSGCHMSTY; encoded by the exons ATGATGGGATTACGCATATTTGGCACGCCACTTTACGCGTATGCGTGCgtctatttatttgttttcatcctGCAAGCTGCCCAATCTCAGAATCCGGGGAATCCACAAGGAAATAACCAAAGAGCGGCTCTCCGGCAGACACTACAGTGGTCACACAACGGCAagatttttagcattttaagtCAGGGCTCGGAGTACCAGCCACCGAGGCGGAGGGGCGCACCTCAGGAGCAAGTGCAGGCGCGACCTGTCACCATCATCCGCGATGCAGACGTGAGACATCCGGACACCTCTAGCCAGCCACcggtccagcagcagcagcggcagcagcctCCCCGGCCGGGGTCTCATCCGCTCACGCCCGCGCTCCAAAGGCTTGTGAGAGGGCACGAGAACCGCCAGCATCACCATCGCGCCAGTGAGACACCGAGACGCAGAACCAATGGCACCCAGGAAAAGGTCACTGTCAGCCCGCCTCTGCCCAGGAGAGAAGACATGATGGTCGGTGATGATCCCTACGATCCCTACAAGTCCATTGATAGCGATAATccatattacaattattatgaTGTGTACGAGAGACCGAGGCCGAGATCGAGACCTGGATATGGCACACGCTATCATCAGTACG GTCTTCCTGATCTCGTACCTGACCCATACTACATTCAAGCCTCCGCTTATGCCCAGAGAGTCCCAATGTATAACCTGAGATGTGCAGCAGAAGAAAACTGTTTGTCAAG CTCAGCCTATAGAGCCAATATTAGAGACTATGACACCCGTATGCTGCTGAGGTTCCCCCAGAGAGTCAAGAACCAGGGGACAGCAGACTTCCTTCCCAGCAGGCCACGCTACTCCTGGGAGTGGCACAGCTGTCACCA GCACTTCCACAGCATGGATGAGTTCAGCCACTACGACCTGCTGGATGCCACCACTCAGCACACGGTGGCCGAGGGCCACAAGGCCAGCTTCTGCCTGGAGGACACATCCTGTGACTATGGCTACTACAGGCGGTTTGCCTGCACTGCACATACCCAG GGTCTGAGCCCAGGATGTTATGATACCTACAACGCAGACATCGACTGCCAGTGGATTGACATCACAGATGTGAAACCTGGAAACTATGTCCTCAAG ATCAGCGTAAATCCGAGCTATCAGGTCCCAGAGTCAGACTACAGCAACAACATAGTGCGCTGTGATGTTCGCTACACTGGCAACTATGCCTACGTGTCAGGATGTCACATGTCAAC ctATTAA